The genomic stretch CTTCATGttccaatatatatatatatatatatatatatatataatttttttatattccaaaaaaaattatgattaaACTAATTGTATACCATATATTTTCCTGTTGCTGAGAATTGTTTACATCCATGTATAACCTTATTAATTGCTAACAAGAGATCTTTTTCTGTAATAGTTTTTCTTCTTGCTCTTATGGCAAACATACCTGCTTCTGTACAAACACTTCTTATATCTGACCCTGTACTGTTAGGACATAATCTAGCTAAGAGTTCAAATCTTACATCTCTACTCATATTCATAGTATTAGCATGTATTTTGAATATATGTGTTCTACCTTCTAAATCGGGTAAACTAAATTCAATTCTACGATCAATTCTACCAGGTCTAACTAAAGCACTATCTAAGGTATCTGGTCTATTGGTAGCCATCAAAACCTTAATATTACCTCTATTGTCAAAACCATCTAATTGATTAACTATTTCTAACATGGTTCTTTGTACTTCATGATCTCCATGAGCACTTTCATCACCTCTTGAACCTCCAATAGCATCAACTTcatcaataaataaaatacatgcTTTTTTAGATTTAGCCATTTGAAATAATTCTCTAACCATTCTAGCACCTTCTCCAACATATTTCTGAACTAATTCAGAACCAATAACACAAATAAAACATGCATCTGTTCTATTAGCTATAGCTCGAGCTGTTAAGGTTTTACCTGTACCTGGAGgaccatataataaaactcCTTTCGGTGGATCAATACCTAGGGTTACAAACCTTTCTGGTTGTAGTAAAGGCATTTCAACAACTTCTCTTAATTTCTCTAACTGTTCTTTACATCCTCCAATATCATTATACGTAATATCAGGTTTTTCTTCAACTGTCATCATAGTGACACTTGGATCAATTTTTGGaggtaataatatttgtattttatatttcgtACGATCAACACCTACTCTCATTCCTTCTTCAATATCACTGGGTGCTACCTTATCTCCTAACCCTACTACAAATTTAGCTATTTgttttacatttataatatatttagttTGATCTGTATCTgcattaataatttttgtgCATCTTGCAACTTGTAAAGGTTGTTCTTCATTTAACATTTGTTTATCTAATTGTAAATCCCATTGATTTGGTAAACATAATCCTGTATCACTCTCCCTTACACcacataatttatttatattaactaGGAGTCCTGATATGTCTCCTTCTACCTTTTTAATGGTCTTCGAATATGGTCCAGAGCcctaaaaaaatttaaaaataaaaaaataaaaaatatatggacaatataaaaaattacatatacatataaataaatatatatatatatatatatatatttatttatatatatttatatatatatgaatatatttgcACACGTATACACATAAAACATTCTTTAAAACTCTTCCAATGTAAAGAATTGTTATTCACacaatattcattttttcttaaacattaaagaatataataaatttacatacatataaatatatgtacatatataatatatatatatatatatatatatattcttttgacAATTATATGGATTGTGTGAAGGTAAATAAaacgaaaatatatattaaaaatatgatatatatgtcatatatatcatatatatatttatatatattatatatatatttttatctaattACATATgatttcaatatatttatatcttcatcatctaaTGGCTTCGATTGAGTGTTAGTTTCTTCTTCCATATTTAATACGGACTCATAAatcttaataaaaaaaaaaaaaaatttttttttttttcttcttcttttttattttcttctatgAAAATCAAAATGTAAAAACATGTGAATGACTTATTCTTTCTTTTGATAAaattacatttaaaaaattatgaacaaagaaagaaaaaaagaaaaaaataaatataaatttaaaagaaaaaataattatttgtatattttttaaaatatatcataatattattttttcttttatatatatatatatatatatattaattattatatatatatatatatatatataaatatgtatttattattatatatttacttcgtttatattttgtatgtatttattttttttttaatttttttttttttttttttaaatttgtaaggacgaaaaaaaaaatatatatatattatatttttaaattaattattttataaaataattataaaaaaaatttagaataataaatttttttttatgtatattatatttttaatccatataaatatattttatgcgaacatttaaaagaaaacattattatatatattatatataatatatatattttgttgtaaaatattattttttatatttttttaaaagaacaGATTgggaaagaaaataatacaaggataatatataatattatgaattagtattaaaaaaatttaaaaaaaaacgaaaatatttataatgatgacttctttaaaaaattttatatatgaatgtatttatgtatatattacagaatgaatgaaaaaatggtttttccaattttttttttttttttttgtattgaatatatgataaatatgtgaaacattaaaaaaagcACTTTAAAGAATAACCTATTATGAATAATTACATATGTttacaatataaaaagatatatatatatatatatatatatatatatgtatgtatgtatgctATTAAAAAGGAcaatttcatatttattttagttggttttgattttatttgatttgatttgatttttttttgttttttttattccctcttacttttcatataatgttataattaggttaagtaaaaaaaaaaaaaaaaaaacgaaaaaagaaagaaggaaagaaagaaagaaacaTAGATATAAAACCTTTATTAACacataaaagaatatttgtATTTGAGATGTTGTTCAAATATAACTTTGAAATGAGAGAGGGGTTTTGTGTAGTTTCATAATAATACGTATAtaatgtttaaaaaatataccgATTTATAAATCtatttattctatttttgtttaattttttaaatttatcatataatatttatctgCTTCAATAAGaatcttttattttcttggtttttccttttatttttatatattatttattttttttaataacaccATATAGATTACATTATAAGTAAAAATTTTGagtgtaatataaaataaatacacatatttattatgtttacacatatatatatatatatatatatatatatatttttattctgtatataaattttttttcttttttttcttaaaataatatttttaaaaattactattatatataaaatgtaccatccatatataaaatatcatcagcatatataatttttttttttttttttttttttttttttttgtatgaaAAGTATGAATTCTggtaaattataaaaatattttatttgtaataatatatatatatatatatatatatatttatttatatatttatttatatatttatttatatatatagaaagaatatatatttcaatgtTTTCATTCCATTTATtcaacacaaaaaaatattttttgtagataaaaaaaaaatatacataaacatatttttctttttcttatcttatatataaaaaaatatataatatatatatattttttgcatttatataaaattattgtacagttttaatattttaaaaaatatatatttttttttttcttattgaaaatttatgtataaggatatatttttaaataaaaatatataatatttttttttttttttttttttttttttttttttttttaaacatgcatattaatattatatatacagaattatatttatatcaatgatttgttatatatatatatatatatatatatatatatatatataatattatatatgttatttataaattaataataaataaataaataaatatatatatatatatatatataatattatatatgttatttataaattaataataaataaataaataaatatatatatatatatatatatatatttatattataataggaattttttttttttcaatgtaATTTTAAAActtttaacttttttttttcttttatatatatatatatattttttttttttgatttttcaattttcattattcctatccgtatatttaaaaaaatatatatattttttacatatttataatttcttcattttttcctataaacaagaaaaagaacgaaaaaacaaaacacaacatatttatatatatatatatatgtttaatattaatgtccttat from Plasmodium falciparum 3D7 genome assembly, chromosome: 13 encodes the following:
- a CDS encoding 26S protease regulatory subunit 7, putative — encoded protein: MEEETNTQSKPLDDEDINILKSYGSGPYSKTIKKVEGDISGLLVNINKLCGVRESDTGLCLPNQWDLQLDKQMLNEEQPLQVARCTKIINADTDQTKYIINVKQIAKFVVGLGDKVAPSDIEEGMRVGVDRTKYKIQILLPPKIDPSVTMMTVEEKPDITYNDIGGCKEQLEKLREVVEMPLLQPERFVTLGIDPPKGVLLYGPPGTGKTLTARAIANRTDACFICVIGSELVQKYVGEGARMVRELFQMAKSKKACILFIDEVDAIGGSRGDESAHGDHEVQRTMLEIVNQLDGFDNRGNIKVLMATNRPDTLDSALVRPGRIDRRIEFSLPDLEGRTHIFKIHANTMNMSRDVRFELLARLCPNSTGSDIRSVCTEAGMFAIRARRKTITEKDLLLAINKVIHGCKQFSATGKYMVYN